ACGGGTGTAGAGCTTTGCCTGTTCGATCGAGCCGATCAGGAAACCCGCATTGCCCTCAAGGAAGTGAGCAATTTTGTCTGGCATGGCTATTTGCCAGGGATTGGTCCCGGACAGCGCTATGGTTTCCGCGTGCAAGGGCCATATGCCCCCCACAAAGGACACCGTTTCAACTCCAACAAGCTGTTGATCGATCCCTACGCGAAAGCGATCGAGGGGGATGTCGGTCATGGTCCAGAATTATTGGGCTACGACTGGGAATCACCAGAGGCCGATCTCTCCTGCTCCGATCGAGATAGTGCCCACCTGGTTCCCAAAGCCGTGGTGGTGGATCAGACCTTTGATTGGGAGGGAGATCGCCAATTGCGTACCCCCTGGCACGAAACGGTCATCTACGAAGTCCATGTGAAAGGGTTTACCCAGCTCCATCCTGAGATCCCGAAAGAGCTACGAGGAACCTATGCCGGTATGGGACATCCAGTGGCGATCGAACATCTGCAGCGCCTTGGAATTACGGCGGTTGAACTACTCCCCATTCATCACTTTCTGACCTATCCAGGACACCTGGTAGACAAGGGCTTGCGAAATTACTGGGGCTATGACTCCATCAACTTTTTTTCCCCTTACGCTGGCTATAGTGCCAGTGGAAGCATGGGGCAACAGGTGAGTGAGTTTAAGGAGATGGTTAAAGCTCTACATCGAGCTGGAATTGAGGTGATCCTGGACGTGGTTTACAACCATACAGGAGAAGGGAACCATCTAGGACCCACCCTCTCCTTCCGGGGAATTGATAACTCGATCTACTACCGCCTCGTGGATCAGGATCCCCGTTACTACATGGATTTCACTGGCTGCGGCAATTCCCTGGGGGTGCGTCAACCGCAGGTGCTGAAGCTAATCATGGATAGCCTGCGCTACTGGGTGATCGAAATGCATGTGGATGGCTTCCGGTTTGATCTGGCCTCTGCCCTGGCTCGGGAACTCTATGAGGTGAATAACCTGGCCGCTTTTTTCAACATCATTCACCAGGATCCGGTACTGGCGGATGTGAAACTGATCGCAGAACCCTGGGATGTGGGTGACGGGGGCTATCAGGTGGGTAACTTCCCAGTGCTGTGGTCTGAGTGGAATGGGAAGTACCGGGATACGGTCCGGGATTTCTGGCGGGGGGAAGACAGCACTCTGGGAGAGTTTGCCTATCGGCTCACCGGTAGTCCGGATCTGTATTACCAGACAAATGGACGGCGGCCCAATGCCAGTATCAACTTCATCACAGCCCATGATGGCTTTCCCCTGAACGACCTGGTGAGCTACAACGACAAACACAACGAGGCCAATGGAGAAGACAATCGGGACGGTGAAAGTCACAACCGTTCCTGGAACTGTGGCGTTGAAGGGGACACGGATGATCCGCAGGTGCTGCAACTGCGATCGCAACAGCAGCGTAACTTCCTGGCAACGTTGATGTTATCCCAGGGGATTCCCATGCTGCTAGGTGGGGATGAAATGGGGCGGACCCAGGGGGGGAATAACAATGCCTACTGTCAGGATAGTGAAATTTCCTGGTTTAACTGGCAATTGTCGGAGGAGAATGCGGAACTGGTGAATTTCTGCCGGGAGCTGATCGACTTCCGACGACAGCATCCCGTTTTTCGGCGGCGCAAATGGTTCCAGGGGCAGGCCATCCATGGTTCTGGGGTGACAGATATCCTCTGGTACAACCCGGATGGGGGTGAAATGACCCAGGAGCAGTGGGATGTTGGTTTTGCCAAGTCGATCGCCGTCTTCCTGAATGGGGACAAAATTCCCAGTCCTGGTCCCCAAGGACAACGCATCAGTGATGACAGCTTTCTAATATGTTTCAATGCCCATTACGAGCTGTTGGAGTTCAGTCTGCCCACCGAATTCAGGCAGGTTGACTGGAGTCTGGTGATTGATACGAAGGAACCCCGGTTTATCCAGGGGGAGAAACTCTACACGGGGGAGCAGACCATCCCCGTGACAGCCCGATCGCTGGTGGTCCTACGTCGTCAGCAATAATTTGTCAACAGTTTTGTTACAGAAGACTGTATAGCAGAGCTTTTTGAGCATGCATCCGGTTTTCGG
The nucleotide sequence above comes from Leptolyngbya sp. 'hensonii'. Encoded proteins:
- the glgX gene encoding glycogen debranching protein GlgX, giving the protein MYVALWPGTVYPLGSSWDGKGTNFALFSENATGVELCLFDRADQETRIALKEVSNFVWHGYLPGIGPGQRYGFRVQGPYAPHKGHRFNSNKLLIDPYAKAIEGDVGHGPELLGYDWESPEADLSCSDRDSAHLVPKAVVVDQTFDWEGDRQLRTPWHETVIYEVHVKGFTQLHPEIPKELRGTYAGMGHPVAIEHLQRLGITAVELLPIHHFLTYPGHLVDKGLRNYWGYDSINFFSPYAGYSASGSMGQQVSEFKEMVKALHRAGIEVILDVVYNHTGEGNHLGPTLSFRGIDNSIYYRLVDQDPRYYMDFTGCGNSLGVRQPQVLKLIMDSLRYWVIEMHVDGFRFDLASALARELYEVNNLAAFFNIIHQDPVLADVKLIAEPWDVGDGGYQVGNFPVLWSEWNGKYRDTVRDFWRGEDSTLGEFAYRLTGSPDLYYQTNGRRPNASINFITAHDGFPLNDLVSYNDKHNEANGEDNRDGESHNRSWNCGVEGDTDDPQVLQLRSQQQRNFLATLMLSQGIPMLLGGDEMGRTQGGNNNAYCQDSEISWFNWQLSEENAELVNFCRELIDFRRQHPVFRRRKWFQGQAIHGSGVTDILWYNPDGGEMTQEQWDVGFAKSIAVFLNGDKIPSPGPQGQRISDDSFLICFNAHYELLEFSLPTEFRQVDWSLVIDTKEPRFIQGEKLYTGEQTIPVTARSLVVLRRQQ